The following are from one region of the Aspergillus luchuensis IFO 4308 DNA, chromosome 4, nearly complete sequence genome:
- the SYM1_1 gene encoding Mpv17/PMP22 family protein (COG:S;~EggNog:ENOG410PNK9;~InterPro:IPR007248;~PFAM:PF04117;~go_component: GO:0016021 - integral component of membrane [Evidence IEA]) → MLAWYQRCLIQRPLLTQSLTTATLFAVGDGLAQQAVEKKGLPNHDVTRTGRMALYGGAVFGPVATKWFQFLQNRIQLSTPTKTLAARVSADQLVCAPTMIGVFLTSMSVMEGVDPQDKLSRTYWDALRANWMLWPAVQTLNLALVPLQYRVLTVNVVNIGWNCFLSLVNSVPHGDEVAPGV, encoded by the exons ATGCTCGCGTG GTACCAGAGATGTCTTATCCAGCGTCCTCTCTTGACGCAGAGCCTCACCACAGCG ACCCTCTTCGCGGTAGGTGACGGGCTCGCCCAGCAAGCcgtcgagaagaagggcctgCCCAATCATGATGTAACCCGAACTGGACGGATGGCTTTGTACGGGGGTG CTGTTTTCGGCCCGGTCGCTACAAAATGGTTCCAATTCCTCCAGAACCGCATCCAGCTttcaacaccaaccaagACTCTTGCTGCGCGCGTTAGTGCTGACCAGCTCGTCTGCGCTCCTACTATGATTGGTGTCTTTCTCACCAGTATGTCTGTCATGGAGGGCGTTGATCCTCAGGACAAGCTCAGTAGGACGTACTGGGATGCCCTGCGCGCCAATTGGATGCTTTGGCCGGCGGTTCAGACGCTTAACCTTGCTTTGGTGCCGTTGCAGTATCGTGTGTTGACGGTTAACGTGGTAAATATTG GATGGAATTGCTTCCTGAGCTTGGTTAATAGCGTCCCTCATGGGGATGAGGTTGCGCCGGGAGTTTGA
- a CDS encoding uncharacterized protein (COG:T;~EggNog:ENOG410PWW7;~InterPro:IPR000719,IPR011009;~PFAM:PF07714,PF00069;~go_function: GO:0004672 - protein kinase activity [Evidence IEA];~go_function: GO:0005524 - ATP binding [Evidence IEA];~go_process: GO:0006468 - protein phosphorylation [Evidence IEA]), with protein MEVVQKNEAFKKIEGKMKFAYVECFVRQDGILYSGKWTNRFESPKTLHDLDEVKQIPTADRGPEVKATWSAVYVKTPSLLAYVNGDLEKQIAREVEACEILRKHPHPNIATYYGFMETNGRVSGLCFQRYTSTLLEAVNPQRLNKITFLSSARELVGEKMKEGLEGIMSAINHIHSFGLVHNDINPANIMIDEKGTLILIDFDSCRFIGESLRDTEAKRTHQWHDPSVTVALEKNDLDAFRDLRG; from the coding sequence ATGGAAGTCGTACAAAAGAACGAGGCTTTTAAAAAGATTGAAGGGAAGATGAAATTTGCCTATGTCGAATGTTTCGTCCGGCAAGATGGCATACTATATTCTGGAAAATGGACGAATCGATTTGAATCGCCGAAAACACTTCACGATCTCGATGAGGTCAAGCAGATCCCAACGGCGGATAGGGGCCCAGAGGTGAAAGCCACCTGGTCAGCAGTCTACGTGAAAACCCCAAGTCTACTGGCGTATGTCAATGGAGACCTCGAAAAGCAAATCGCCCGCGAAGTCGAAGCATGCGAAATTCTTCGcaaacatccccatccaAATATTGCGACCTATTATGGTTTTATGGAGACTAACGGCCGAGTTTCTGGGCTTTGCTTCCAGCGATATACGTCCACGCTACTTGAAGCGGTCAATCCTCAGAGACTCAACAAGATCACTTTCCTTTCGAGTGCTCGTGAGCTGgtgggagagaagatgaaggaaggTCTAGAAGGGATTATGTCTGCCATTAATCATATTCATTCGTTCGGACTTGTGCATAATGACATTAACCCGGCAAACATTATGATTGATGAGAAGGGTACGCTTATTCTTATCGATTTTGATAGTTGTCGGTTTATCGGGGAGTCGTTGAGAGATACCGAAGCGAAAAGAACACACCAATGGCATGACCCTTCTGTCACTGTTGCGCTGGAGAAGAATGACCTTGACGCGTTCAGAGATTTACGTGGCTAG
- a CDS encoding uncharacterized protein (COG:S;~EggNog:ENOG410PR5Z;~InterPro:IPR023213,IPR010828;~PFAM:PF07247), with the protein MIDFERLRPVGPLEKYSTTRHSLGLYFNVAVSATYILPDTFTLPLKDYVYKACETLIGQHPILSAIPISEDTEDTWFVRLPEIDLSQSVAFQRRTRDFPDNNEPDVELCELLRVQHSTGFAAPLPYWRLFILTDEANDLRFTAVYVFHHAIGDGTSGKAFHQTFLDALHAAATFMTPGEVKQVVQSPTSPLLPNLEALHPCPTTIPFLLNALFRAKVWSHRDPRLWTGAKISAPVKTELRQIIIPAAVSAAFRKNCRQNNATVTAALQAAVARALLTHLPVKYTKVQMNGAISCRRWLKGGEIKDQSMGVWVMDFAESFYRNEVNQYPDTFPWDQARKSRATIEQALGREGKNAGTCLLKHIDNFQDLFRGKIGKDRDESFEVSNVGVLQSKQEEDPSRPQTTRAMFSQTPSALGAALEVSSITGGDGCLVLGITWQTGVVEPELVNAVIDTLVKELHDAAL; encoded by the exons ATGATTGATTTTGAAAGACTACGTCCAGTTG GGCCCCTGGAGAAATACTCCACCACGCGCCATTCACTCGGACTATATTTTAACGTCGCGGTGTCGGCAACCTACATCTTGCCGGATACCTTCACTCTGCCGCTAAAAGACTATGTATATAAAGCTTGTGAGACATTGATCGGCCAGCATCCTATCTTGTCCGCCATCCCCATCAGTGAAGATACCGAAGATACCTGGTTCGTGCGCCTCCCGGAGATTGATCTGAGCCAGTCGGTGGCATTCCAAAGGCGCACCCGCGACTTTCCCGACAACAATGAACCGGATGTAGAATTATGCGAATTGCTGCGAGTCCAACATAGTACAGGGTTTGCTGCCCCCTTGCCGTACTGGAGACTATTCATCCTGACAGATGAAGCGAATGACCTGCGCTTTACCGCAGTCTATGTGTTCCACCATGCGATTGGGGACGGGACTTCAGGGAAGGCATTTCATCAGACGTTCTTGGATGCATTGCACGCTGCTGCTACTTTCATGACCCCAGGCGAGGTTAAACAAGTCGTTCAGTCGCCCACATCACCTCTGCTACCTAATCTGGAGGCGCTCCATCCATGTCCTACGACCATACCTTTTCTTCTTAATGCTCTTTTCAGAGCGAAAGTATGGTCTCATCGCGATCCACGCCTCTGGACAGGCGCCAAAATATCTGCTCCAGTCAAGACCGAGTTACGCcaaatcatcatccccgcagCTGTGTCTGCAGCTTTCAGAAAGAACTGTCGTCAAAACAATGCAACTGTCACCGCTGCTTTGCAGGCAGCGGTTGCCCGCGCTCTTCTCACCCACTTGCCAGTGAAGTATACCAAAGTTCAAATGAACGGCGCCATCTCATGTCGAAGGTGGCTGAAGGGAGGAGAAATTAAAGATCAGTCTATGGGCGTTTGGGTCATGGACTTTGCGGAAAGCTTCTATCGGAACGAGGTGAATCAATATCCCGACACCTTCCCATGGGATCAAGCCAGGAAGTCTCGTGCGACCATCGAACAGGCACTGGGTCGCGAAGGAAAAAATGCTGGCACATGCTTGCTCAAACATATAGATAACTTTCAGGACCTCTTCCGGGGAAAGATTGGCAAAGACCGTGATGAAAGCTTTGAAGTTTCCAATGTGGGTGTCTTGCAGTCcaaacaggaagaagatccgTCGCGGCCGCAGACCACACGGGCGATGTTCTCCCAGACACCCAGTGCTTTGGGTGCAGCTTTGGAGGTCTCGTCAATCACCGGTGGTGATGGCTGTCTGGTTTTGGGGATCACATGGCAGACAGGCGTCGTGGAGCCAGAGCTCGTCAATGCAGTTATTGACACGCTAGTGAAGGAGCTACACGATGCTGCACTCTGA
- a CDS encoding LCCL domain-containing protein (COG:S;~EggNog:ENOG410PUEV;~InterPro:IPR036609,IPR004043;~PFAM:PF03815;~TransMembrane:7 (i110-129o292-325i346-363o383-400i421-439o451-474i495-514o)) gives MLGEGPEDGSRPHVPPLWETENRPVDDTPDLPQHEETGLPYLPVWLRESSKSIRWGWVPLPLRKAGWAIADWVKGPKPPQSLLLKPLFPRYQELPVRLLERFFPKRKHKIALLALLYFVWFLPWTIVLLHSRQGGYIEGYGRPKTLACSTSLWQSGNDCGLNGNDCRPFSASTMAFRCPANCRDSKLLQPHTIGNQTYSYQGLVVGGPQPESDKPAVYRADSFVCQAAIHAGVITNAVGGCGVLKLDGAAHSFHASKQHGIRSVEFPSTFPKSFSFVELSSAQATCPQDPRWPLLGITIGALSLLWLFCVSPPVLFFSTFVMLFCQVGLVSDPPSISQFADLFSTMFSRLLPASFVAFVLYKYCARPLLTPLSEPMYQLTKMFLYLPPAFIGGLNNYTFARLIPLERLTPHDIQKQPGAKVALALVIPTVVCIILSQAWQIRMGGLMPRYLKIYCTMGLILLILLPLPGLRLRIHHYILAILLMPGTALPTRPSLIYQGLLLGLFINGIARWGFASIIETPAALGEQAPGPGGSHGWWGGTYPNVSDSSVSVSLPGPGSPETHHGNGNITFNLWERQRMDKMGVDGISVLVNDVERWRGYLDEDKRGEFIWHRHGHRGLELQHRPTIESDQLDVTVQDDDSEPEDLFFRFAFLKGAEAGKYGGAGVWLRDGRWISPPPPKS, from the coding sequence AtgcttggagaaggaccTGAGGACGGCTCTCGTCCTCATGTCCCACCACTGTGGGAAACGGAAAACCGTCCCGTGGACGATACCCCCGACCTCCCTCAGCATGAAGAGACCGGTCTCCCATACTTACCCGTCTGGCTACGGGAGTCATCCAAATCCATTCGCTGGGGATGGGTTCCATTGCCGCTACGCAAAGCAGGCTGGGCGATAGCCGACTGGGTCAAGGGCCCGAAACCTCCGCAATCCCTACTATTGAAGCCGCTGTTCCCTCGCTATCAAGAATTGCCGGTTCGGTTACTCGAGCGCTTCTTTCCCAAACGCAAGCACAAGATCGCATTGCTGGCACTGCTGTATTTTGTCTGGTTTCTGCCCTGGACCATTGTCTTGCTGCATTCGCGACAGGGCGGTTACATCGAGGGCTATGGACGACCGAAGACACTCGCTTGCTCCACGAGTCTATGGCAGTCTGGCAATGACTGTGGCCTCAACGGCAACGACTGTCGCCCCTTCTCTGCATCAACTATGGCCTTCCGGTGTCCTGCAAACTGCCGCGACTCGAAATTGCTCCAGCCGCATACGATCGGCAACCAGACCTACAGCTACCAGGGCCTGGTAGTGGGAGGTCCTCAACCAGAATCCGATAAGCCTGCCGTGTATCGAGCAGATAGTTTCGTGTGTCAGGCAGCCATTCATGCGGGCGTGATCACTAATGcggttggtggttgtggtgtaTTGAAGCTGGATGGCGCCGCCCATTCCTTCCATGCGTCAAAGCAACACGGGATTCGCTCGGTTGAATTTCCGTCAACCTTCCCCAAATCGTTCAGCTTTGTCGAGCTCTCCTCAGCACAGGCAACCTGCCCTCAAGATCCTCGCTGGCCATTGCTAGGCATTACCATTGGCGCACTAAGTCTTCTCTGGCTGTTCTGCGTCTCCCCACCTGTTCTGTTCTTCAGCACGTTCGTCATGCTATTTTGCCAGGTGGGACTGGTTTCTGATCCGCCATCGATCTCTCAGTTTGCCGACCTTTTCTCAACCATGTTCTCGCGACTCTTGCCGGCGTCGTTTGTGGCCTTCGTCCTCTATAAGTATTGCGCACGGCCGCTTCTGACCCCGCTTTCCGAGCCAATGTATCAGCTGACTAAAATGTTCCTCTACCTGCCACCTGCCTTTATTGGTGGTCTGAATAATTACACTTTCGCCAGGCTGATCCCGCTCGAGCGTTTGACTCCTCATGATATCCAGAAGCAGCCTGGAGCCAAGGTTGCACTGGCCCTGGTGATTCCCACGGTGGTCTGCATCATCTTGAGTCAGGCCTGGCAAATACGCATGGGAGGCTTAATGCCTCGCTACCTCAAGATCTATTGCACTATGGGTCTCATCCTGCTGATCTTACTCCCACTGCCAGGTCTGCGCTTGAGAATCCATCATTACATTCTTGCCATCCTTCTCATGCCGGGAACGGCCCTACCTACGCGCCCTTCGTTGATCTATCAGGGATTGCTATTGGGTCTCTTCATCAACGGCATCGCTCGCTGGGGATTTGCATCGATCATAGAAACCCCCGCAGCCTTGGGCGAGCAAGCCCCAGGCCCTGGAGGTTCGCACGGATGGTGGGGCGGGACCTACCCCAATGTCAGTGATTCCTCGGTCTCGGTCTCCCTTCCTGGTCCTGGGTCTCCCGAAACACACCACGGAAATGGAAACATCACGTTCAACCTCTGGGAACGGCAACGTATGGACAAGATGGGCGTAGATGGTATCTCTGTATTGGTGAACGACGTCGAGCGCTGGCGCGGCTATCTGGACGAAGACAAGCGTGGTGAGTTTATATGGCATCGACATGGACACAGAGGGCTGGAACTGCAACATCGACCCACCATCGAGAGTGACCAGCTGGACGTCACTGTGCAGGATGATGATTCTGAGCCGGAAGACCTTTTCTTTCGGTTCGCCTTCCTCAAGGGAGCGGAAGCCGGCAAATACGGTGGAGCCGGGGTTTGGCTACgggatggaagatggatatcgccgcctccgccgaaGTCGTAA
- a CDS encoding uncharacterized protein (COG:E;~EggNog:ENOG410PIX6;~InterPro:IPR002293;~PFAM:PF00324,PF13520;~SMCOG1038:phenylalanine-specific permease;~TransMembrane:13 (o30-53i65-87o107-126i133-151o157-178i185-208o228-252i264-287o313-334i363-387o393-412i432-451o463-484i);~antiSMASH:Cluster_4.6;~go_component: GO:0016020 - membrane [Evidence IEA];~go_function: GO:0022857 - transmembrane transporter activity [Evidence IEA];~go_process: GO:0055085 - transmembrane transport [Evidence IEA]) encodes MEKSKVAHDGPEDDVQLAEMGHKPELQRNFSTLSMLGLAFAVLNSWTALSASLSLSLPSGGSTSVVWGLVTAGFCNLCIAVSLAEFLSAYPTAGGQYHWVAVSWPKWVPILSWVTGWINVAGWVALVATNALLSCELIAGIVSSVYPDFVWQRWQEFLIYVGYTLLAFIINAFMNSILPIIYRGAFTWSIGGFVLICITVLACASPDYNSAYFVFCDFVNQTGWPDGVAWLLGLLQGGLGVTAFDAVAHMIEEIPNPSIKGPKIMVVCVGIGTFTGAVFLIVLLFVAGNMDEVVNSSAGPLLEILIHATNNRVGGICLLMLPLVCLLFATLSVMTTSSRMIFAFARDGGLPASKFFARVHPRLGLPLNALMLTAFVVIIFGCIYLGSSSAFNAIVSASVVALDLSYAMPIAVNCLRGRRTLPDRKWKVPNAIGWVIDTISLSYIALTTVLFLFPPDRPVTGSSMNYCIVAFAIIVIISVVQWVVDGRKNFTGPRVDLS; translated from the exons ATGGAAAAATCGAAAGTCGCCCACGATGGGCCCGAAGATGATGTTCAATTGGCCGAAATGGGGCATAAACCCGAGCTGCAACGGAACTTTTCGACCTT GTCTATGCTTGGATTGGCCTTTGCGGTGCTTAAT TCTTGGACGGCTCTATCCGCGAGCTTATCCCTCAGCTTACCCTCAGGGGGGAGCACTAGCGTCGTCTGGG GTTTGGTCACGGCGGGGTTCTGCAACCTCTGTATTGCAGTGTCGCTAGCTGAATTCTTGTCCGCATATCCAAC GGCGGGAGGACAGTATCATTGGGTAGCCG TATCCTGGCCAAAATGGGTTCCTATCCTATCCTGGGTAACCGGGTGGATTAATGTGGCGGGATGG GTTGCCCTTGTCGCCACCAATGCCCTTCTCTCCTGCGAATTGATTGCAGGAATTGTGTCATCCGTGTACCCG GACTTTGTTTGGCAGCGCTGGCAAGAGTTCCTGATCTACGTGGGATACACACTGCTTGCATTCATCATCAACGCCTTCATGAATTCAATCTTGCCTATCATCTACCGTGGAGCAT TCACCTGGTCCATCGGTGGTTTTGTTCTGATCTGCATCACGGTGCTGGCTTGTGCATCCCCGGACTACAACTCTGCCTA CTTTGTGTTCTGCGACTTTGTCAATCAAACTGGCT GGCCTGATGGAGTGGCTTGGTTACTGGGG cttcttcaagggGGACTTGGAGTGACCGCATTT GACGCGGTGGCTCATATGATTGAAG AGATCCCCAACCCCTCAATCAAAGGACCGAAGATCATGGTAGTCTGTGTCGGCATTGGTACCTTTACCGGGGCAGTATTCCTCattgtcctcctcttcgtcgcgGGCAACATGGACGAGGTAGTCAATTCCAGCGCAGGGCCTCTACTAGAAATCCTCATCCATGCCACCAACAACCGGGTGGGCGGCATCTGCCTGCTCAT GCTCCCTCTCGTCTGCCTATTATTCGCAACACTCAGCGTCATGACAACAAGCAGCCGAATGATCTTTGCATTCGCCAG AGACGGCGGCCTCCCCGCCTCCAAATTCTTCGCGCGCGTGCACCCCAGACTCGGACTTCCCTTGAACGCACTAATGTTAACCGCCTTTGTGGTGATTATCTTCGGGTGCATTTACCTCGGATCAAGCAG TGCCTTCAACGCAATCGTCTCCGCTTCTGTCGTCGCACTTGATCTCTCTTACGCCATGCCAATCGCAGTGAATTGTTTACGCGGACGGAGAACCCTCCCTGATCGCAAGTGGAAAGTTCCTAATGCAATTGGATGGGTGATCGATACT ATCTCGCTATCGTATATTGCACTTACTACTGTTCTGTTCCTATTCCCGCCTGATCGGCCGGTTACGGGGAGTAGTATGA ATTACTGCATTGTTGCATTTGCCATTATTGTCATCATCTCGGTGGTACAGTGGGTTGTGGACGGGAGGAAGAATTTCACGGGGCCAAGGGTGGATTTGTCTTGA
- a CDS encoding uncharacterized protein (COG:Q;~EggNog:ENOG410Q18T;~InterPro:IPR001613,IPR036188,IPR002937;~PFAM:PF13450,PF01593;~SECRETED:SignalP(1-24);~antiSMASH:Cluster_4.6;~go_function: GO:0016491 - oxidoreductase activity [Evidence IEA];~go_process: GO:0055114 - oxidation-reduction process [Evidence IEA]), with product MHTIPITVSLYAFLATTFLFSCSAYVAQAPLSDDKCTETTVAILGGGMAGIAAAQALSNASIDDFIILEYRHTLGGRVWHTDFGKDKQGKPYVIELGANWLQGLGSEAIENPVWALAKKYHLKNTYSNYSSIRTYNETGYTDYRYLLDDYAQAYHIAARNAGRILTQNLQDQTARTGLALAGWRPRKNDMAAQAVEWWSWDWEDAHTPETSSLVFGIAGENLTFNQFGKANHLVLDSRGYSTIIENEALTFLANPSDSRLRLNTRVTRIEYSPRGVTIHTKDNKNSNTCIRAAYAICTFSLGVLQNKAVTFDPPLPSWKQTAIEKFNMGTYTKIFMQFPETFWPTDTQFFLYASPTTRGYYPVFQSLSTENFLPDSNILFATVVDEQAYRVERQSLTQTKDQILDVLREMFPDKDIPEPTAFTYPRWTNEPWVYGSYSNWPAGTTLEMHQNLRANTERLWFAGEATSAPYFGFLHGAWYEGREAGDNVAALLQGRCAEDITRTAGTSSTNGEEEEEVCGERVFYDQLNGTTPLDAYSRMNGWPAVSYY from the exons ATGCATACGATTCCCATCACCGTTTCTTTATACGCCTTCCTAGCGACGACCTTTCTGTTCTCCTGCTCCGCTTATGTTGCACAGGCACCGCTTAGCGATGACAAGTGCACCGAAACAACGGTGGCCATCTT GGGTGGAGGGATGGCCGGCATTGCCGCTGCA CAAGCCTTATCCAACGCATCTATCGACGACTTCATTATCCTCGAATATCGCCATACCTTAGGTGGTCGTGTCTGGCATACCGACTTCGGGAAGGATAAGCAGGGCAAACCATATGTGATTGAGCTAGGAGCCAACTGG CTCCAAGGACTCGGCTCTGAAGCCATCGAGAATCCAGTCTGGGCACTAGCCAAAAAGTACCATCTGAAAAACACTTACTCCAACTACAGCTCCATCCGAACATACAACGAGACCGGCTACACTGACTACCGCTATTTACTTGACGATTACGCCCAGGCCTACCACATTGCTGCCCGCAATGCCGGCCGCATCCTGACGCAGAACCTGCAAGACCAAACCGCACGCACTGGGCTCGCCCTCGCTGGCTGGAGACCACGCAAGAATGACATGGCCGCACAAGCCGTGGAATGGTGGAGCTGGG ACTGGGAAGACGCACACACGCCCGAAACCAGCTCGCTGGTCTTCGGTATCGCCGGCGAAAACCTAACCTTCAACCAATTCGGCAAAGCCAACCACCTCGTCCTCGATTCGCGCGGATACAGCACCATCATCGAAAACGAAGCGCTCACCTTCCTAGCCAACCCCTCCGATAGCCGCCTACGTCTCAACACCCGTGTTACCCGCATCGAATACTCCCCAAGGGGCGTAACAATTCACACCAAGGACAACAAAAACAGCAACACCTGCATCCGAGCCGCCTACGCAATCTGCACCTTCTCCCTGGGCGTCCTCCAGAACAAAGCCGTGACCTTCGACCCACCCCTGCCGTCCTGGAAACAAACCGCCATCGAAAAATTCAACATGGGTACCTACACCAAGATATTCATGCAATTCCCGGAGACCTTCTGGCCCACAGACACACAATTCTTCCTCTACgcctccccaacaacaagaGGCTACTATCCCGTCTTTCAATCCCTCTCGACAGAGAACTTCCTCCCCGACTCAAACATCCTCTTCGCCACTGTCGTCGACGAACAAGCCTACCGCGTCGAACGCCAATCCCTGACCCAAACCAAAGACCAAATCCTTGATGTCCTGAGAGAGATGTTTCCCGACAAGGACATACCCGAGCCTACGGCGTTTACTTACCCCCGCTGGACGAACGAACCCTGGGTCTATGGCAGCTACTCCAACTGGCCGGCGGGAACGACCCTCGAAATGCATCAGAATCTGCGGGCGAATACGGAAAGACTCTGGTTCGCAGGGGAGGCGACTAGTGCCCCCTATTTCGGGTTCTTGCATGGGGCGTGGTATGAGGGACGTGAAGCGGGGGATAATGTTGCCGCGCTGTTGCAGGGAAGGTGTGCGGAGGATATCACTCGTACTGCTGGTACTAGTAGCACTaatggggaagaggaggaggaagtgtgTGGGGAAAGGGTGTTTTATGACCAGTTGAATGGGACTACGCCGTTGGATGCGTATAGTCGGATGAATGGGTGGCCGGCGGTgagttactactag
- a CDS encoding cytochrome P450 (COG:Q;~EggNog:ENOG410PJ01;~InterPro:IPR001128,IPR017972,IPR002401,IPR036396;~PFAM:PF00067;~SMCOG1034:cytochrome P450;~antiSMASH:Cluster_4.6;~go_function: GO:0005506 - iron ion binding [Evidence IEA];~go_function: GO:0016705 - oxidoreductase activity, acting on paired donors, with incorporation or reduction of molecular oxygen [Evidence IEA];~go_function: GO:0020037 - heme binding [Evidence IEA];~go_process: GO:0055114 - oxidation-reduction process [Evidence IEA]): MKRGSDFFRYLEDDDNRPSILAADETDHPRIRRAYAPAFSRRALARQEPILAKYGDALVETLSGMEGHITNIRDMFHYTLFEIVGHFQYGEEMGVLRTGARKSWVHSQPALIKASTLLSALADFTWINLLLRWTIPWMSKWLRKAYFKPSNDLIDHRLQIQSDEPDLIGLTFRNSRSSALTEKDIRANAHIMMLGGAETTMGLMTFLTACLLQHPECFARLKDEIRTEFHDKSQVSLESVSKLAYLDACIKEALRMYPPIPGAIHRVAPPGGAPIAGHWVAGNTRVYIPIFAATHSPNHFWNPEKFVPDRWLEGAEGPYQKDNKAACHPFSTGPRGCIGQE, translated from the coding sequence ATGAAGAGAGGGTCTGATTTCTTCAGATatcttgaagatgatgacaatcGGCCCTCTATCCTAGCAGCCGATGAGACAGATCACCCAAGAATTCGGCGAGCCTACGCGCCAGCATTTTCACGGCGAGCCTTAGCCCGCCAGGAACCAATCCTAGCCAAGTATGGTGACGCTCTCGTTGAAACCCTTTCCGGCATGGAAGGGCATATCACGAATATACGCGATATGTTCCATTACACGCTTTTTGAAATTGTTGGGCATTTTCAGTACGGTGAGGAAATGGGCGTCTTGCGAACAGGAGCACGTAAATCGTGGGTACACAGCCAGCCCGCACTGATAAAAGCCTCGACTTTACTATCAGCTCTCGCTGACTTCACCTGGATCAACCTTTTGCTCCGGTGGACCATACCCTGGATGTCAAAATGGCTCCGCAAGGCATACTTCAAGCCTTCGAATGACCTCATAGACCATCGACTTCAAATCCAAAGCGACGAGCCTGACCTTATCGGTCTTACATTTCGCAACAGTCGCAGCTCAGCTTTGACTGAGAAGGACATTCGTGCCAATGCTCACATCATGATGCTTGGAGGAGCAGAAACAACCATGGGCCTCATGACATTCTTGACTGCGtgcctcctccagcaccccGAGTGCTTTGCGCGTCTCAAAGACGAGATTCGCACAGAATTCCACGATAAGAGCCAGGTCTCTCTGGAATCGGTATCGAAACTTGCTTACTTGGATGCTTGTATCAAGGAGGCTTTAAGAATGTACCCCCCAATCCCCGGGGCTATACATCGTGTTGCCCCTCCAGGTGGGGCACCCATAGCCGGTCACTGGGTCGCAGGAAACACACGAGTCTATATTCCAATTTTTGCAGCCACACATTCCCCAAACCACTTCTGGAACCCTGAAAAGTTTGTTCCTGATCGTTGGCTAGAGGGTGCAGAAGGCCCGTACCAGAAAGATAACAAAGCGGCATGCCATCCTTTTTCGACAGGACCGCGGGGTTGTATTGGCCAAGAGTGA